A single window of Balaenoptera ricei isolate mBalRic1 chromosome 15, mBalRic1.hap2, whole genome shotgun sequence DNA harbors:
- the EIF6 gene encoding eukaryotic translation initiation factor 6 isoform X1 — translation MAVRASFENNCEIGCFAKLTNTYCLVAIGGSENFYSVFEGELADTIPVVHASIAGCRIIGRMCVGNRHGLLVPSNATDQELQHIRNCLPDSVQIRRVEERLSALGNVTTCNDYVALVHPDLDRETEEILADVLKVEVFRQTVADQVLVGSYCVFSNQGGLVHPKTSIEDQDELASLLQVPLVAGTVNRGSEVIAAGMVVNDWCAFCGLDTTSTELSVVESVFKLNEAQPSTIATSMRDSLIDSLT, via the exons ATGGCGGTCCGAGCGTCGTTCGAGAACAACTGTGAGATCGGCTGCTTTGCTAAACTTACCAACACCTACTGCCTGGTGGCCATCGGAGGGTCGGAGAACTTCTATAG TGTGTTCGAGGGTGAGCTTGCTGATACCATCCCTGTGGTGCACGCCTCCATCGCCGGCTGCCGCATCATCGGGCGCATGTGTGTGG GGAACAGGCATGGTCTCCTGGTGCCCAGCAACGCCACCGACCAGGAGCTGCAACACATTCGCAACTGCCTCCCAGACTCAGTGCAGATCCGGCGGGTGGAGGAGCGGCTATCAgccctgggcaatgtcaccacCTGCAATGACTACGTGGCCTTAGTCCACCCAGACCTGGACAGG GAAACAGAAGAAATCCTGGCTGATGTGCTAAAGGTGGAAGTCTTCAGACAGACAGTAGCTGACCAGGTGCTGGTAGGAAGCTACTGTGTCTTCAGCAATCAGGGAGGGCTGGTGCATCCCAAGACTTCAATTGAAGACCAGGATGAGCTGGCCTCTCTCCTTCAGGTCCCGCTTGTG GCGGGCACTGTGAACCGAGGCAGCGAGGTGATCGCTGCTGGGATGGTAGTGAACGACTGGTGTGCCTTCTGTGGCCTGGACACAACCAGCACAGAGCTGTCAGTGGTGGAGAGTGTTTTCAAGCTGAATGAAGCCCAGCCTAGCACCATTGCTACCAGCATGCGGGATTCCCTCATTGACAG CCTCACCTGA
- the MMP24OS gene encoding protein MMP24OS yields the protein MGAQLSGGQGAAQPAQPQPQPQPQPQPQPQPQLQPQPQPQPQPQPQPQPQPQPQPQPQPQPQTQPQTHPQPQPAAPEGPGRPWPEPGPWGPLDDVRFLIVCTSWY from the coding sequence ATGGGAGCTCAGCTGAGCGGTGGCCAGGGCGCCGCGCAGCCGgcgcagccccagccccagccccagccccaaccTCAGCCCCAACCTCAGCCCCAACTTCAGCCCCAACCtcagccccagcctcagccccaaCCTCAGCCCCAACCtcagccccagcctcagccccaaccccagccccagccccagaccCAACCCCagacccacccccaaccccagcccgcGGCGCCCGAGGGCCCTGGGCGGCCCTGGCCAGAGCCCGGCCCTTGGGGGCCGCTGGACGACGTGCGCTTCCTTATCGTCTGCACCTCCTGGTACTGA
- the EIF6 gene encoding eukaryotic translation initiation factor 6 isoform X2: MAVRASFENNCEIGCFAKLTNTYCLVAIGGSENFYRCGGSPGPAGSVWVGGWEGYLGVWGSGRGRAQAPQPRDHRVLVPTVCSRVSLLIPSLWCTPPSPAAASSGACVWETEEILADVLKVEVFRQTVADQVLVGSYCVFSNQGGLVHPKTSIEDQDELASLLQVPLVAGTVNRGSEVIAAGMVVNDWCAFCGLDTTSTELSVVESVFKLNEAQPSTIATSMRDSLIDSLT; this comes from the exons ATGGCGGTCCGAGCGTCGTTCGAGAACAACTGTGAGATCGGCTGCTTTGCTAAACTTACCAACACCTACTGCCTGGTGGCCATCGGAGGGTCGGAGAACTTCTATAGGTGCGGCGGGAGCCCCGGGCCCGCGGGCAGCGTGTGGGTGGGTGGCTGGGAGGGGTACTTGGGAGTCTGGGGCTCGGGCAGAGGGAGGGCTCAGGCCCCCCAGCCCCGTGACCACAGAGTCCTTGTCCCTACAGTGTGTTCGAGGGTGAGCTTGCTGATACCATCCCTGTGGTGCACGCCTCCATCGCCGGCTGCCGCATCATCGGGCGCATGTGTGTGG GAAACAGAAGAAATCCTGGCTGATGTGCTAAAGGTGGAAGTCTTCAGACAGACAGTAGCTGACCAGGTGCTGGTAGGAAGCTACTGTGTCTTCAGCAATCAGGGAGGGCTGGTGCATCCCAAGACTTCAATTGAAGACCAGGATGAGCTGGCCTCTCTCCTTCAGGTCCCGCTTGTG GCGGGCACTGTGAACCGAGGCAGCGAGGTGATCGCTGCTGGGATGGTAGTGAACGACTGGTGTGCCTTCTGTGGCCTGGACACAACCAGCACAGAGCTGTCAGTGGTGGAGAGTGTTTTCAAGCTGAATGAAGCCCAGCCTAGCACCATTGCTACCAGCATGCGGGATTCCCTCATTGACAG CCTCACCTGA
- the MMP24 gene encoding matrix metalloproteinase-24 isoform X2, whose translation MQQFYGIPVTGVLDQTTIEWMKKPRCGVPDHPHLSRRRRNKRYALTGQKWRQKHITYSIHNYTPKVGELDTRKAIRQAFDVWQKVTPLTFEEVPYHEIKSDRKEADIMIFFASGFHGDSSPFDGEGGFLAHAYFPGPGIGGDTHFDSDEPWTLGNANHDGNDLFLVAVHELGHALGLEHSNDPSAIMAPFYQYMETHNFKLPQDDLQGIQKIYGPPAEPLEPTRPLPTLPVRRIHSPSERKHERQPRPPRPPLGDRPATPGAKPNICDGNFNTVALFRGEMFVFKDRWFWRLRNNRVQEGYPMQIEQFWKGLPARIDAAYERADGRFVFFKGDKYWVFKEVTVEPGYPHSLGELGSCLPREGIDTALRWEPVGKTYFFKGERYWRYSEERRATDPGYPKPITVWKGIPQAPQGAFISKEGYYTYFYKGRDYWKFDNQKLSVEPGYPRNILRDWMGCNQKEVERRKERRLPQDDVDIMVTINDVPGSVNAVAVVIPCILSLCILVLVYTIFQFKNKAGPQPVTYYKRPVQEWV comes from the exons ATGCAGCAGTTTTACGGGATCCCAGTCACCGGTGTGTTGGATCAGACAACAATCGA GTGGATGAAGAAACCCCGATGTGGTGTCCCTGATCACCCGCACTTGAGCCGAAGGCGGAGAAACAAGCGCTATGCCCTGACGGGACAGAAGTGGCGGCAGAAGCATATCACCTACAG CATTCACAACTACACCCCAAAGGTGGGTGAGTTAGACACGCGGAAAGCTATTCGCCAGGCTTTCGATGTGTGGCAGAAGGTGACCCCGCTGACCTTTGAAGAGGTGCCCTACCATGAAATCAAAAGTGACCGGAAGGAGGCCGACATCATGATCTTCTTTGCTTCTGGCTTCCATGGCGACAGCTCCCCGTTTGATGGCGAAGGGGGATTCCTGGCTCATGCCTACTTCCCTGGCCCAGGGATTGGTGGAGACACTCACTTTGATTCAGACGAGCCATGGACATTAGGAAATGCCAACCACGATG GGAATGACCTCTTCCTGGTGGCTGTGCATGAGCTGGGCCACGCGCTGGGACTGGAGCACTCCAACGACCCCAGCGCCATCATGGCGCCCTTCTACCAGTACATGGAAACACACAACTTCAAGCTGCCTCAGGATGATCTCCAGGGCATCCAGAAGATCTACG GACCCCCCGCGGAGCCCCTGGAGCCCACAAGGCCCCTCCCCACACTCCCCGTCCGCAGGATCCACTCACCGTCTGAGAGGAAGCATGAGCGCCAGCCCAGGCCCCCTCGGCCGCCCCTGGGGGACCGGCCAGCCACACCGGGCGCCAAACCCAACATCTGTGACGGCAACTTCAACACGGTGGCCCTCTTCCGGGGCGAGATGTTTGTGTTTAAG GATCGCTGGTTCTGGCGCCTGCGCAATAACCGGGTACAGGAGGGCTACCCCATGCAGATCGAGCAGTTCTGGAAAGGCCTGCCCGCCCGCATAGATGCAGCCTATGAAAGGGCTGATGGAAGATTTGTCTTCTTCAAAG GTGACAAGTACTGGGTGTTTAAGGAGGTGACGGTGGAGCCTGGGTACCCCCACAGCCTGGGGGAGCTGGGCAGCTGTCTGCCCCGAGAAGGCATTGACACAGCTCTGCGCTGGGAACCTGTGGGCAAGACCTACTTTTTCAAAGGCGAGCGGTACTGGCGCTACAGCGAGGAGCGGCGGGCCACGGACCCTGGCTATCCCAAGCCCATCACCGTGTGGAAGGGCATCCCCCAGGCCCCCCAAGGGGCCTTCATCAGCAAGGAAGGAT ATTACACCTACTTCTACAAGGGCCGGGACTACTGGAAATTCGACAACCAGAAACTAAGCGTGGAGCCAGGCTACCCGCGCAACATCCTGCGTGACTGGATGGGTTGCAACCAGAAGGAGGTGGAGAGGCGCAAGGAGCGGCGGCTGCCCCAGGACGATGTGGACATCATGGTGACCATCAACGACGTGCCAGGCTCTGTGAATGCAGTGGCCGTGGTCATCCCCTGCATCCTGTCCCTCTGCATCCTGGTGCTGGTCTACACCATCTTCCAGTTCAAGAACAAGGCAGGCCCTCAGCCTGTCACCTACTATAAGCGGCCAGTCCAGGAGTGGGTGTGA